The Sphingomonas sanxanigenens DSM 19645 = NX02 genome includes a region encoding these proteins:
- a CDS encoding XdhC family protein, giving the protein MADIDDILAKAREWQGARMAVATVVSTWGSAPRPRGSHMLVHEDGRFAGSVSGGCVEGDILASAAEVIGGAPAVLKRYGVSDPAAWEVGLPCGGEIEVLVQPVSAGGFAPALFESIADARRDGHALAVATDLASGQSALGESADGFVNRYRPPRRLLIIGAVQIAQSLVALARALEVRPVVIDPRGRFLTAERFPDTDLDDRWPDDAVAARRPDAGTAVITLSHDPKIDDPALIAALAAPTGYVAALGSRRSHAARLERLAAAGVDPAALARIDGPAGISIGALGPAEIALSIAAGMVAALNDRG; this is encoded by the coding sequence ATGGCCGACATCGACGACATTCTGGCAAAGGCGCGCGAATGGCAGGGCGCGCGGATGGCGGTGGCCACCGTCGTTTCCACCTGGGGATCGGCGCCGCGGCCGCGCGGCAGCCATATGCTCGTGCATGAGGATGGCCGCTTCGCCGGCTCGGTCTCGGGCGGCTGCGTCGAGGGAGACATTCTCGCCAGCGCCGCGGAGGTGATCGGCGGGGCCCCCGCGGTGCTCAAGCGCTATGGCGTCAGCGACCCGGCGGCGTGGGAGGTGGGGCTGCCCTGCGGCGGAGAGATCGAGGTGCTCGTCCAGCCGGTCTCGGCTGGCGGCTTCGCGCCCGCGCTGTTCGAATCGATCGCCGACGCGCGGCGCGACGGCCATGCGCTGGCGGTGGCGACCGATCTCGCCAGCGGGCAGAGCGCGCTGGGCGAGTCGGCGGACGGGTTCGTCAATCGCTATCGGCCGCCGCGGCGGCTGCTGATCATCGGCGCGGTGCAGATCGCGCAATCGCTGGTCGCGCTCGCCCGCGCGCTCGAGGTGCGGCCGGTGGTGATCGATCCCCGCGGCCGCTTCCTCACCGCCGAACGCTTTCCCGACACCGATCTCGACGATCGCTGGCCGGACGACGCGGTGGCGGCGCGCCGCCCCGATGCCGGCACCGCGGTGATCACGCTGAGCCACGATCCCAAGATCGACGATCCGGCGCTGATCGCCGCGCTGGCGGCGCCGACCGGCTATGTCGCCGCGCTCGGCTCCCGCCGCAGCCATGCCGCAAGGCTCGAACGGCTGGCGGCGGCCGGCGTCGATCCCGCCGCGCTCGCCCGCATCGACGGGCCGGCGGGCATCTCGATCGGCGCGCTCGGCCCGGCCGAGATCGCGCTTTCGATCGCGGCGGGGATGGTCGCGGCGCTCAATGATCGCGGCTGA
- a CDS encoding nucleotidyltransferase family protein: MIAADRVAALLLAGGLSRRYGADDKLVADHAGRPLAVHARDSLAGFACRFAVVRAGAGALGALLAAGGLRLIENAAPEEGMAGSIRLGVAAAAALDVEALLICLADMPRIDGALLARMCADYDPDIGLLVCAAGGRRMPPALIGRRHFADLGKLTGDVGARDLLAGAPVLAIGAAIALDVDRPVDGAGAP; this comes from the coding sequence ATGATCGCGGCTGACCGCGTCGCCGCGCTGCTGCTCGCCGGCGGGCTTTCGCGTCGCTACGGCGCCGACGACAAGCTGGTTGCCGACCATGCGGGGCGGCCGCTTGCCGTCCACGCACGCGATTCGCTGGCTGGTTTCGCCTGCCGGTTCGCGGTGGTGCGCGCCGGTGCCGGCGCGCTGGGGGCGCTGCTTGCGGCGGGCGGGCTGCGGCTGATCGAGAATGCCGCGCCCGAAGAGGGCATGGCCGGCTCGATCCGGCTGGGCGTTGCGGCGGCGGCCGCGCTGGATGTCGAGGCGCTCTTGATCTGCCTCGCCGATATGCCGCGCATCGACGGGGCGCTCCTTGCGCGGATGTGCGCGGACTATGATCCGGACATCGGCCTGCTGGTGTGCGCGGCGGGTGGGCGGCGGATGCCGCCGGCGCTGATCGGGCGGCGTCACTTCGCGGATCTCGGAAAGCTGACGGGAGATGTCGGCGCACGCGACCTGCTGGCAGGGGCGCCGGTGCTGGCGATCGGTGCGGCGATCGCGCTGGACGTGGACCGGCCGGTGGATGGCGCGGGCGCGCCATAA
- a CDS encoding GNAT family N-acetyltransferase, which produces MALIAVAAGEVATVVTVLEMRRRPALRPLPASPLRLQPWPAAVPETYRALFRRVGAPWLWFSRLAMDDATLIETIRDPAVSIHAVLDRRGIEIGLIELDHRTPGECILAFFALVPELAGKGHGRWMMAQAMALAWTRGVERVWLQTCTLDHPSALGFYRAQGFVAVERRMETFPDPRLTGLLPRDVAGHVPLIEG; this is translated from the coding sequence ATGGCCCTGATTGCGGTTGCTGCCGGCGAGGTCGCGACCGTCGTCACCGTGCTGGAGATGCGCCGCCGCCCGGCGCTGCGGCCGCTGCCGGCAAGCCCGCTGCGCCTCCAGCCCTGGCCCGCCGCCGTACCGGAGACCTATCGCGCGCTGTTCCGCAGGGTCGGCGCGCCCTGGCTTTGGTTTTCGCGGCTGGCGATGGACGACGCGACCCTGATCGAGACGATTCGCGATCCCGCGGTGTCGATCCATGCCGTGCTCGACCGGCGCGGCATCGAGATCGGGCTGATCGAACTCGACCATCGCACGCCCGGCGAATGCATCCTCGCCTTCTTCGCGCTCGTCCCCGAGCTCGCCGGCAAGGGCCATGGCCGCTGGATGATGGCGCAGGCGATGGCGCTCGCCTGGACCCGCGGCGTCGAGCGCGTCTGGCTGCAGACCTGCACGCTCGACCACCCTTCGGCGTTGGGTTTCTACCGCGCGCAGGGATTCGTCGCGGTCGAGCGGCGGATGGAGACGTTTCCGGATCCGCGCCTGACCGGTCTGCTGCCGCGGGATGTGGCGGGGCATGTGCCGCTGATCGAAGGGTAG
- the hemF gene encoding oxygen-dependent coproporphyrinogen oxidase has product MIELDPQQRQARDWFEALRDRICAAFEAIEREAGSEAAFDYIPWDREDADGEEGGGGTRGLMKGKVFEKVGVNVSTVGGAFSPEFARTIHGAAENPAFFATGISLVAHMANPHVPAVHMNTRFLVTEKRWFGGGADLNPPIPYDEDTADFHAAFEAALAPHGDQLYPHFKQWADEYFYIPHRKVHRGVGGIFYDHRESDDAESFAANFALTRAVGEAFLDIFPRIVRRRMDMPWNAEHRQRMLVWRGRYAEFNLVHDRGTLFGLKTGGNIDAILMSLPPEAAWP; this is encoded by the coding sequence ATGATCGAACTCGACCCGCAGCAACGCCAGGCCCGCGACTGGTTCGAGGCGCTGCGCGACCGCATCTGCGCCGCGTTCGAGGCGATCGAGCGCGAGGCGGGCAGCGAAGCCGCCTTCGACTATATCCCCTGGGATCGCGAGGATGCCGATGGCGAAGAAGGCGGCGGCGGCACCCGCGGGCTGATGAAGGGCAAGGTTTTCGAGAAGGTCGGCGTCAACGTTTCCACCGTCGGCGGCGCCTTTTCTCCCGAATTCGCCAGGACGATCCATGGCGCGGCGGAGAATCCGGCCTTCTTCGCGACCGGCATCAGCCTCGTCGCCCACATGGCCAATCCGCATGTCCCCGCCGTCCACATGAACACCCGCTTCCTGGTGACGGAGAAGCGCTGGTTCGGCGGCGGCGCCGATCTCAATCCGCCGATCCCCTATGACGAGGACACGGCGGACTTCCACGCCGCGTTCGAAGCGGCGCTCGCGCCGCACGGCGACCAGCTCTATCCGCATTTCAAGCAGTGGGCGGACGAGTATTTCTACATCCCCCACCGCAAGGTCCATCGCGGCGTGGGCGGCATCTTCTACGACCATCGGGAAAGCGACGACGCCGAGAGCTTCGCCGCCAATTTCGCGCTGACGCGCGCGGTCGGCGAAGCCTTCCTCGACATCTTCCCGCGCATCGTCCGCCGGCGGATGGACATGCCGTGGAACGCCGAACACCGGCAGCGCATGCTCGTCTGGCGCGGCCGCTATGCCGAATTCAACCTCGTCCATGATCGCGGCACGCTGTTCGGCCTCAAGACCGGCGGCAATATCGACGCGATCCTGATGAGCCTGCCGCCGGAAGCCGCATGGCCCTGA
- a CDS encoding tRNA (cytidine(34)-2'-O)-methyltransferase, with amino-acid sequence MRIALYQPEIAGNVGAILRLAACFGVAVDLIEPCGFAFSDKRLKRAGMDYAADAELVRHADWAAFAGQRSGRLALLTTRGSTPIHETAFRPDDILLFGSEGAGVPEDVHDAADLRIRIPLRPGFRSLNIGMSAGIALVEALRQTGGMPE; translated from the coding sequence GTGCGGATTGCGCTGTACCAACCCGAAATCGCCGGAAATGTCGGCGCGATCCTGCGGCTCGCCGCCTGTTTCGGCGTGGCCGTCGATCTGATCGAACCCTGCGGCTTCGCCTTTTCCGACAAGAGGTTGAAGCGCGCGGGAATGGACTATGCGGCGGATGCCGAACTCGTCCGCCATGCCGACTGGGCGGCGTTCGCCGGACAGCGCAGCGGCCGCCTCGCGCTGCTGACGACGCGCGGCAGCACGCCGATCCACGAGACGGCGTTCCGGCCCGACGATATATTGCTGTTCGGATCCGAGGGCGCGGGCGTGCCCGAGGATGTCCACGACGCCGCCGATCTCAGGATCCGCATCCCGCTCAGGCCCGGCTTCCGCTCGCTCAACATCGGCATGTCCGCCGGCATCGCGCTGGTGGAGGCGCTGCGCCAGACCGGCGGCATGCCCGAATAA
- the petA gene encoding ubiquinol-cytochrome c reductase iron-sulfur subunit → MATLDTTEPETGENGGEGIRRRDFINIAAVSFAGVGAVSLLYPIVNQMNPSADVLALASIEVDVSAIQPGQAIKTIFRKQPLFVRHLTPAEIAAADGVDAASLRDPQTLEERTKTGKKQWLITMGVCTHLGCVPLGAGEGEAKGEFGGYFCPCHGSHYDTAARIRKGPAPKNLEVPEYAFTSDTVVQVG, encoded by the coding sequence ATGGCCACGCTTGACACCACCGAGCCAGAGACGGGTGAAAACGGCGGGGAGGGGATCCGGCGCCGCGATTTCATCAATATTGCTGCAGTGAGCTTTGCCGGCGTCGGCGCCGTTTCGCTGCTCTACCCGATCGTCAACCAGATGAACCCATCGGCGGACGTGCTTGCGCTCGCCTCGATCGAGGTCGACGTGTCGGCGATCCAGCCGGGCCAGGCGATCAAGACGATCTTCCGCAAGCAGCCGTTGTTCGTCAGGCATCTGACGCCCGCGGAGATTGCCGCGGCCGATGGCGTCGATGCGGCGTCGCTGCGCGATCCGCAGACGCTGGAGGAACGCACCAAGACCGGCAAGAAGCAGTGGCTGATCACGATGGGTGTCTGCACCCATCTCGGCTGCGTGCCGCTCGGCGCGGGCGAAGGCGAGGCCAAGGGCGAGTTCGGCGGCTATTTCTGCCCGTGCCATGGTTCCCACTACGATACGGCCGCGCGCATTCGCAAAGGCCCGGCACCCAAGAATCTGGAAGTGCCGGAATATGCGTTCACGTCGGATACCGTTGTTCAGGTCGGTTGA
- a CDS encoding cytochrome b, translating to MSFPWAEHYTPKHPFMRYMDEKLPLPRLVYNAVGAGYPVPRNLNYFWNFGVLAGAALAIQILTGIILAMHYAANGLVAFDSVEHIMRDVNQGWLLRYAHANGASMFFIVVYLHIFRGLYYGSYKAPREMVWLLGLVIFLLMMATAFMGYVLPWGQMSFWGAKVITGLFSAIPLVGTTIQEWLLGGFAPDNAALNRFFSLHYLLPFVIAAVIILHIWALHIPGSNNPTGVDVKGPQDTVPFHPYYTAKDGFGLGVFLLIFAILLFFAPNYLGHADNYIPANPLSTPAHIVPEWYFWPFYAILRAFTVDFILPAKLWGVLAMFAAILLLFFLPWLDRSPVRSGNYRPLFKKSFVVLVVDVLVLGYCGGAPAEEPYVMISQLAAAYYFAHFLIVLPIISKIEKPLPLPNSITEAVLKGKDGATLSTNAVAQPAE from the coding sequence ATGAGCTTTCCCTGGGCTGAGCATTATACGCCGAAGCATCCCTTCATGCGCTATATGGACGAGAAGCTGCCGCTGCCGCGCCTCGTCTACAACGCGGTGGGCGCGGGCTACCCGGTGCCGCGAAACCTGAATTATTTCTGGAATTTCGGCGTTCTCGCGGGTGCCGCTCTCGCCATCCAGATCCTCACCGGCATCATCCTGGCGATGCATTATGCCGCCAACGGACTGGTGGCGTTCGACAGCGTCGAACATATCATGCGCGATGTGAACCAGGGCTGGCTGCTGCGCTATGCGCACGCCAACGGCGCCTCGATGTTCTTCATCGTCGTCTATCTGCACATCTTCCGCGGGCTCTATTACGGATCCTACAAGGCGCCGCGCGAGATGGTCTGGCTGCTCGGCCTCGTCATCTTCCTGCTGATGATGGCGACCGCGTTCATGGGCTATGTGCTCCCCTGGGGGCAGATGAGCTTCTGGGGCGCCAAGGTGATCACCGGCCTGTTCTCGGCGATCCCGCTGGTCGGCACGACCATCCAGGAATGGCTGCTGGGCGGCTTCGCGCCGGACAATGCCGCGCTCAACCGCTTCTTCTCGCTGCACTATCTGCTGCCGTTCGTGATCGCCGCGGTGATCATCCTCCACATCTGGGCGCTGCACATTCCGGGTTCGAACAACCCGACCGGCGTGGACGTGAAGGGGCCGCAGGATACGGTGCCGTTCCACCCCTATTACACGGCCAAGGACGGTTTCGGCCTCGGCGTGTTCCTGCTGATCTTCGCGATCCTGCTGTTCTTCGCGCCGAACTATCTGGGCCACGCGGACAATTATATCCCGGCCAACCCGCTTTCCACGCCGGCGCACATCGTCCCCGAATGGTATTTCTGGCCGTTCTACGCGATCCTGCGCGCCTTCACCGTGGATTTCATCCTGCCGGCCAAGCTGTGGGGCGTGCTCGCGATGTTCGCGGCGATCCTGCTGCTGTTCTTCCTGCCGTGGCTCGATCGCTCGCCGGTCCGCTCGGGCAATTACCGGCCCCTGTTCAAGAAGTCGTTTGTCGTGCTCGTCGTCGACGTGCTCGTTCTCGGCTATTGCGGCGGCGCGCCGGCGGAAGAGCCCTATGTGATGATCTCACAGCTGGCCGCAGCCTATTATTTCGCGCACTTCCTGATCGTCCTGCCGATCATCTCGAAGATCGAAAAGCCGCTGCCACTGCCCAACTCGATCACCGAAGCGGTGCTCAAGGGCAAGGATGGCGCCACGCTTTCGACCAATGCCGTCGCGCAACCGGCCGAATAA
- a CDS encoding cytochrome c1: MVRLIGFLVGLGFVGVVLWSFLWGVVSYIEEPPVPTVEHEFHLSPKQVSWSFDGPLGKFDRAQLQRGFQVYKEVCSACHSLRLVSFRDLADLGYSEPEIKAIAEQWVVEQPSINPETGEPATRKSIASDRFPSPFANEVAARAANAGALPPDLSLITKARHDGSNYVHSLITGYRPQPAELLKEFPDAKTPDGLHFNPYFANLNLAMAPPLTGDGQVTYADGTKSTTDQMARDIAAFLTWTAEPKLENRKRTGVAVVGFLIILTVLAFLSYKNIWAGKKH; this comes from the coding sequence ATGGTCCGTCTGATCGGCTTTCTCGTCGGCCTCGGTTTCGTCGGCGTCGTCCTCTGGTCCTTCCTGTGGGGCGTCGTCTCCTACATCGAGGAACCCCCCGTGCCGACCGTCGAGCATGAGTTCCACCTGAGCCCCAAGCAGGTGAGCTGGAGCTTCGACGGCCCCTTGGGCAAGTTCGACCGTGCGCAGCTCCAGCGCGGCTTCCAGGTCTACAAGGAAGTCTGCTCGGCCTGCCACTCGCTGCGGCTGGTCTCGTTCCGCGACCTCGCCGACCTTGGCTATAGCGAACCCGAGATCAAGGCGATCGCCGAGCAGTGGGTCGTCGAGCAGCCCTCGATCAACCCGGAGACCGGCGAGCCGGCGACGCGCAAGTCGATCGCCTCGGACCGGTTCCCGTCGCCGTTCGCCAACGAGGTCGCGGCGCGCGCCGCCAATGCCGGTGCGCTGCCGCCCGATCTCTCGCTGATCACCAAGGCGCGGCATGACGGCAGCAACTATGTCCACTCGCTGATCACCGGCTATCGGCCGCAGCCCGCCGAACTGTTGAAGGAGTTCCCGGATGCGAAAACGCCGGACGGGCTGCACTTCAACCCCTATTTCGCCAACCTTAACCTGGCGATGGCGCCGCCGCTGACCGGTGACGGGCAAGTCACCTATGCCGACGGCACCAAATCCACCACCGACCAGATGGCGCGCGACATTGCCGCCTTCCTCACCTGGACGGCGGAACCCAAGCTGGAAAACCGCAAACGCACCGGCGTGGCGGTGGTCGGCTTCCTCATCATCCTGACCGTGCTGGCCTTCCTGTCGTACAAGAATATCTGGGCCGGCAAGAAGCATTGA
- a CDS encoding adenine phosphoribosyltransferase, with protein MRSNDDLKALIRTIPDFPKPGIQFRDITTLLLDGPGFAAAVDRLGELAVPLAPQLIVSIEARGFIFGAALAKHLGLGLLPLRKPGKLPGATIGIDYALEYGHDRLEMHEGAVGPEMRVLIVDDLIATGGTALAAVNLLRHAHAHVVGALFAIDLPDLGGAELLRTQGVLTESLFAFEGE; from the coding sequence ATGAGGTCCAACGATGACCTCAAGGCACTGATACGGACGATCCCGGACTTCCCGAAGCCCGGCATCCAGTTCCGCGACATCACCACGCTGCTCCTCGACGGCCCCGGCTTTGCCGCCGCGGTCGATCGGCTGGGCGAACTGGCCGTGCCGCTCGCGCCGCAGCTGATCGTCTCGATCGAGGCGCGCGGCTTCATCTTCGGCGCGGCGCTCGCCAAGCATCTCGGGCTGGGGCTGTTGCCGCTGCGCAAGCCCGGCAAGCTGCCCGGCGCCACCATCGGCATCGATTATGCGCTGGAATATGGCCATGACCGGCTGGAGATGCACGAAGGCGCGGTCGGCCCCGAGATGCGCGTGCTGATCGTCGACGATCTGATCGCGACCGGCGGCACCGCGCTCGCCGCGGTCAACCTGCTCCGCCACGCGCACGCGCATGTCGTGGGCGCGCTGTTCGCGATCGACCTGCCGGATCTGGGCGGCGCCGAACTGCTGCGCACCCAGGGCGTGCTGACGGAGAGCTTGTTCGCGTTCGAGGGGGAATGA
- a CDS encoding beta strand repeat-containing protein: MYIYGTSIADTLNGDIFGIADDYIYGQAGDDILAGLGGADRLFGDEGHDVLEGGDGNDTLEGGAGDDLLRAGRGNDTLIGGPGENHLFGDAGNDLMIVTGNDTVDGGIGHDAIDLYFYWSASSVSIDLTALWQGGIGYVNGAGIVNVEQLAFLSGSSFDDNIKVGDVSTATMFDVIRGTGLHLYLGNDIAVGGGHADLIYGDNGDDRISGGAGDDVLDGGNGRDILNGGDGNDYLSFGSGDILDGGAGQDTIDIDLQFGEGSTTVDLTALWNGGVGIIGTGSVTGVELIDRWIMTGYDDVVRTGDLPSGGTSVLLNGGHDAATGGIQGDRFDGGSGNDMLDGAGGNDQLVGGTGRDVLNGGAGDDWLFTDGLDTLDGGAGNDALAILGANSGAMTIDLSKLVSRGLVTINGNTATGIESILYLVGSNQGDVVVTGDFATNGIAYFVSAGLDLRGGNDKATGGAGDDLFFGGDGDDMLSGGAGTDRLNAGAGNDWLDGGAGDDTLFGGTGRDTVSYESVRSRVAVDLAITTAQDTLGGGRDTLQDVESLVGTAYDDALMGDAADNNLFGGAGNDQLSGGAGADRLDGGLGIDSVSYTAATAGITVDLRTGYSSGDTGGDILVGIENLVGTRYDDWIAGATAANILAGGGGIDTISYASAAARVKVDLAIAVAQNTIGAGIDTLSGFENIVGSAFHDTLAGTVGVNRMEGGVGNDLLTGFDGNDTLIGGDGDDTLVGGARNDRLEGGAGIDIVSYADAISAVTVDLFFVAPQATGGGGTDTLIGIEGVIGSAFDDVLADSFGNDRLYGGAGNDRIIGGYGSDLIDGGYGIDTLDYSELGGPLSVTLLLVSAQNTGDAGIDTIRGIENLIGGYRDDVLSGDGYGNVLNGGYGDDVLTGNLGNDVLIGGVGIDTASYAAAAGAVRVSLLLTGAQSTLAAGTDTLSGIENLTGSAHDDQLTGDAADNVLIGNAGNDLLAGGLGNDLLSGGAGIDTASYAAVGAGVTISLLVTAAQDTIGAGVDTLSSIENLVGSTMDDVLTGNAQNNAISGGVGNDLIDGGTGADTLDGGNGNDVLRGGAGNDILTGGAGRDTLTGGAGNDRFVYLSTIQSPASANADRITDFVAGDVLDLSAIDADGAGAGDGAFAIVSAFTGTVGELVLAFDAATATTSLRGDTDGNGIADFSVLFTGDVRGLTTDWLL; this comes from the coding sequence ATGTACATTTACGGCACGTCGATCGCCGACACGCTTAATGGTGACATATTCGGCATAGCCGATGACTATATTTACGGTCAGGCAGGAGATGACATTCTCGCGGGTCTCGGCGGTGCCGATCGCCTCTTTGGAGACGAAGGGCATGACGTGCTCGAGGGCGGCGATGGCAACGATACGCTGGAAGGCGGGGCGGGCGATGATCTTCTCCGCGCCGGGCGTGGCAATGATACGCTGATCGGTGGTCCCGGCGAAAATCATCTGTTCGGCGACGCCGGCAACGACCTGATGATCGTCACCGGAAACGATACTGTCGACGGCGGAATCGGGCATGATGCGATCGATCTCTATTTCTATTGGAGCGCCAGCAGCGTCTCGATCGATCTCACGGCGTTGTGGCAGGGTGGCATCGGCTATGTGAACGGTGCGGGCATCGTTAATGTCGAGCAACTCGCTTTCCTCTCCGGATCGTCGTTCGATGATAACATCAAGGTCGGCGATGTATCGACCGCCACGATGTTCGATGTCATCCGCGGCACCGGTCTACATCTCTATTTGGGCAACGACATTGCCGTTGGCGGCGGCCACGCGGACCTGATTTATGGCGACAATGGCGATGACCGGATCTCCGGCGGCGCTGGCGATGATGTTCTGGATGGCGGCAACGGCCGCGATATCCTCAATGGCGGCGACGGCAACGATTATCTCAGCTTTGGCAGCGGAGACATCCTCGACGGCGGTGCCGGCCAGGACACGATCGATATCGATCTGCAGTTCGGGGAAGGCTCAACTACGGTCGATCTGACCGCGCTCTGGAACGGTGGCGTCGGCATCATCGGCACTGGCTCGGTGACCGGTGTCGAACTGATCGATCGTTGGATCATGACCGGATATGACGATGTCGTCCGTACCGGTGATCTGCCGTCCGGCGGCACCTCTGTCTTGCTCAACGGCGGACATGATGCGGCTACGGGCGGCATTCAGGGTGACCGCTTCGACGGAGGCTCTGGTAACGACATGCTGGACGGCGCCGGCGGCAACGATCAACTGGTCGGTGGCACCGGGCGGGACGTGCTAAATGGCGGCGCCGGCGACGATTGGCTCTTCACCGATGGACTCGACACGCTCGACGGTGGTGCGGGCAATGATGCGCTGGCGATCCTGGGCGCCAACTCGGGCGCCATGACGATCGATCTGTCGAAACTCGTGTCTCGCGGGCTGGTCACGATCAACGGAAATACCGCGACCGGCATCGAATCGATCCTCTACCTGGTTGGCAGCAACCAGGGGGATGTTGTCGTCACAGGAGATTTTGCGACGAATGGCATCGCTTATTTCGTGTCGGCCGGTCTCGATCTGCGCGGGGGAAACGACAAGGCGACCGGTGGCGCCGGCGATGACCTGTTCTTCGGGGGCGATGGCGATGACATGTTGTCGGGCGGCGCCGGCACGGACCGTCTCAATGCCGGTGCCGGCAATGACTGGCTCGATGGCGGTGCCGGAGACGATACGCTGTTCGGCGGCACCGGTAGAGACACCGTCAGCTACGAGTCGGTGCGGTCGCGCGTTGCAGTGGACCTTGCGATCACGACCGCGCAGGACACTCTGGGCGGCGGGCGTGATACGCTTCAGGACGTCGAGAGTCTGGTTGGCACCGCCTATGACGATGCGCTGATGGGTGACGCCGCCGACAACAACCTGTTCGGCGGCGCTGGCAATGATCAGCTTTCCGGCGGCGCGGGCGCTGACCGGCTCGACGGTGGGCTGGGCATCGACAGCGTCAGCTATACCGCGGCAACAGCCGGCATCACGGTCGATCTCAGAACCGGCTATAGTTCAGGTGACACCGGGGGAGACATTCTCGTCGGCATCGAGAATTTGGTGGGTACGCGCTACGATGACTGGATCGCGGGCGCCACGGCGGCGAACATCCTCGCCGGCGGCGGCGGTATCGACACGATCAGCTATGCGTCGGCGGCGGCGCGCGTGAAGGTCGATCTGGCGATCGCTGTCGCGCAGAACACGATCGGCGCAGGGATCGATACGCTTTCGGGCTTCGAGAATATCGTCGGCAGCGCCTTTCACGATACGCTGGCCGGTACCGTCGGCGTCAACCGGATGGAGGGTGGCGTCGGCAACGACCTGCTGACCGGTTTCGACGGCAATGATACGCTGATCGGCGGCGACGGTGACGACACGCTTGTGGGTGGCGCACGCAATGACCGGCTGGAGGGCGGTGCAGGCATCGACATCGTCAGCTATGCCGACGCCATTTCGGCCGTAACGGTCGATCTGTTCTTCGTGGCGCCGCAGGCCACGGGCGGGGGCGGCACCGACACGCTGATCGGGATCGAGGGCGTGATCGGCAGCGCGTTCGACGATGTGCTGGCTGATAGCTTCGGCAATGATCGCCTCTATGGCGGCGCGGGCAATGATCGGATCATCGGCGGCTATGGCAGTGACCTGATCGATGGAGGCTACGGCATCGACACGCTCGACTATTCGGAGTTGGGCGGACCGCTGAGTGTCACGCTGCTGCTGGTTTCCGCCCAAAACACCGGTGACGCCGGCATAGATACCATCCGCGGCATCGAGAATCTGATCGGCGGCTATCGCGATGACGTCCTGTCGGGAGACGGTTACGGCAATGTGCTGAACGGCGGCTATGGCGACGATGTGCTAACCGGCAATCTCGGCAATGATGTGCTGATCGGCGGGGTGGGAATCGACACTGCCAGCTATGCGGCAGCCGCAGGTGCGGTGCGCGTCAGCCTGTTGCTCACGGGTGCGCAGTCAACGCTCGCGGCGGGAACCGATACGCTTTCGGGCATCGAGAACCTCACCGGATCCGCACATGACGACCAGTTGACCGGCGATGCCGCCGACAATGTGCTGATCGGCAATGCCGGCAATGATCTGCTCGCGGGCGGGTTGGGAAATGACCTGCTGTCCGGCGGGGCGGGGATCGATACAGCCAGCTATGCGGCGGTGGGCGCGGGGGTGACGATCAGCCTGCTGGTGACCGCCGCGCAGGATACGATCGGCGCCGGGGTCGATACCCTGTCCAGCATCGAGAATCTCGTCGGTTCGACGATGGACGATGTGCTGACCGGCAATGCGCAGAACAACGCGATCAGCGGCGGCGTCGGCAATGACCTGATCGACGGTGGCACCGGTGCGGACACGCTGGATGGCGGCAATGGCAATGACGTGCTGAGGGGCGGCGCCGGCAACGACATCCTGACCGGCGGCGCGGGGCGCGACACGCTCACCGGCGGGGCTGGCAACGACCGGTTCGTCTATCTTTCGACGATCCAGAGCCCCGCGAGCGCCAATGCCGACCGCATCACCGATTTCGTGGCAGGGGACGTCCTCGATCTCTCGGCAATCGACGCCGACGGTGCAGGGGCGGGCGATGGCGCGTTCGCGATCGTGTCCGCCTTCACCGGTACGGTCGGCGAACTGGTGCTGGCGTTCGATGCGGCGACGGCCACCACCAGCTTGCGCGGCGATACCGACGGCAACGGGATCGCGGATTTCTCCGTCCTGTTCACCGGCGACGTTCGCGGGCTGACGACGGACTGGCTGCTCTGA